In Clostridium sp., one DNA window encodes the following:
- a CDS encoding cupin domain-containing protein, which produces MEKINLEEKFQLFNEYWSPKIIGEFNDSYVKIAKFKGEFTWHNHKNEDEMFYIIKGILTVKLRDKDICLQEGESIIIPKGTDHMPVADEEVHVLLIEPKSTLNTGNVLNDKTVEKLEKI; this is translated from the coding sequence ATGGAAAAAATTAATCTGGAAGAAAAATTTCAGCTTTTTAATGAATATTGGAGTCCTAAAATTATTGGAGAATTTAATGACTCTTATGTGAAAATTGCCAAGTTCAAAGGAGAATTTACCTGGCATAATCATAAAAATGAAGATGAAATGTTCTATATAATCAAAGGCATATTAACAGTAAAGCTAAGGGATAAGGATATATGCTTACAAGAAGGGGAAAGCATTATTATACCAAAGGGGACTGATCATATGCCTGTTGCTGACGAAGAAGTTCATGTGCTTTTAATCGAACCCAAAAGTACATTGAATACTGGCAATGTACTAAACGATAAGACAGTCGAGAAGCTTGAGAAAATTTGA
- a CDS encoding MarR family transcriptional regulator yields MNFPILALLAEHLEKQDLLSKLTEKEFLHGHGYSEIHCIDAIGTLDKPNVTNIANRLNMTRGAISRMSKKLMAKELIESYFLENNKKEVYFRLTDKGEKLFNEHKKTAQNMGKARLRIFS; encoded by the coding sequence ATGAATTTTCCAATTCTTGCGTTGCTGGCTGAACATCTTGAAAAACAAGATTTATTATCCAAGCTAACAGAAAAAGAATTTCTTCATGGCCATGGTTACTCTGAAATACACTGCATTGATGCAATTGGTACATTGGACAAACCAAATGTCACAAATATTGCCAATCGTTTGAATATGACACGTGGTGCAATTAGTAGAATGTCTAAAAAACTAATGGCCAAGGAATTAATTGAAAGTTATTTCTTAGAGAACAACAAAAAAGAAGTTTATTTTCGATTAACTGATAAAGGAGAAAAATTATTTAACGAGCATAAAAAAACGGCACAAAATATGGGAAAAGCGAGACTCCGAATTTTTTCATAA
- a CDS encoding ABC transporter permease produces MNIFNKITMQSMKKSHTRTIVTVIGVVLSAALITAVTTFGVSLLNYMANGAAQKYGDWHVKFEDVDSSFAAKQASNDKVANIETFENIGYAKLDGGRNHDKPYFFIAGFSKKTFNSLPITLLSGRLPKNSGEIIVPGSVMTKSSVQFQVGETITLAVGDRMEVNKSLGQHDPYISGKETFMPKAEMTYTVVGICQTPHFDEDSAPGYTLITTADAADTADDLSLFVTLKEPHEVHAYAKSTAGSHTYILNNDVLRFMGLSDDPGDKVFNALLYSVGGIVVLIIMIGSIFLIYNSFNISLNERTHQFGILSSVGATAKQLRYSVLFEGLCISTIGIPIGVIVGIASIRLVIGVVAKNFANILYADVPLTLTVSAPAILAAVVTSMITILVSADIPARKAANTPVMDCIRQTNEVKIESKAVKISKLAEHIYGLEGTLALKNFKRNKKRHRSIVLSLVLSVVLFISTSAFVADLKQASAGAKEGTTYDIGFGTHDMNDSEMLQLYNKLKTADGVYESSYQVVMKYFCAAKGSDLSDAYRKSAGLHSSDETVNLPMTIQFLDDSTYLNIIKELGLSNEEYTGQNAKIIAVAKMQVRGNQEKVDQLPDVFTSSSMNFTITPETNGEPKTEHGQNVGITFVNIVPPDTPPMTETSRRRPYTFNVMAPYSLKEKLAPSDISPDIMVKGMTFQSKNPSQSVSQMKTMIEGAGITVSYIILNTSEMLDQNRNMIFIANVFAYTFIIMISLIAVANVFNTISTNIKLRRRELAMLRSVGMSDRNFNKMMCFECAFYGMRALLVGLPLAIIFSWLIYKGMVVGGAENIDFVFLWGSMAISVFSVLFVIFVTMMYAVSKIKKENIIDALRDDMT; encoded by the coding sequence ATGAATATTTTTAACAAAATCACCATGCAAAGTATGAAAAAGAGCCATACACGAACGATTGTAACGGTAATCGGAGTTGTCCTGTCTGCCGCCCTGATTACGGCAGTCACTACCTTTGGCGTTTCACTGCTGAACTATATGGCAAACGGCGCAGCTCAAAAATACGGCGACTGGCACGTCAAATTTGAGGATGTGGATTCTTCTTTCGCAGCGAAACAGGCAAGTAACGACAAAGTTGCAAACATCGAAACATTTGAAAATATAGGCTATGCAAAACTTGACGGTGGGAGAAATCACGACAAGCCCTATTTTTTTATTGCAGGATTCAGCAAGAAAACCTTTAATTCTCTGCCTATCACGCTGCTTTCCGGCAGACTGCCGAAAAACAGCGGGGAGATTATTGTTCCGGGGAGTGTCATGACAAAGAGCAGTGTTCAGTTCCAGGTAGGCGAGACGATTACCCTTGCTGTCGGGGACCGCATGGAGGTCAACAAAAGTCTCGGTCAACACGACCCTTACATTTCCGGGAAAGAAACTTTTATGCCAAAAGCAGAGATGACTTACACGGTGGTCGGTATCTGCCAAACTCCCCACTTTGATGAAGATTCTGCGCCGGGATATACATTGATCACAACCGCAGATGCAGCAGACACGGCGGATGATCTCAGCTTGTTTGTCACACTGAAAGAACCGCATGAAGTTCATGCTTACGCAAAAAGTACAGCTGGAAGCCATACTTACATCTTGAATAATGATGTGCTGCGCTTCATGGGTCTTTCGGATGATCCGGGTGATAAGGTGTTCAATGCACTCCTGTACTCAGTCGGTGGTATTGTAGTTCTTATCATCATGATTGGTTCGATTTTTCTAATTTACAATTCATTCAACATATCCTTGAACGAGCGCACACACCAGTTCGGGATTCTATCGTCGGTGGGAGCCACAGCAAAGCAACTGCGCTATTCGGTGCTGTTCGAAGGGCTTTGTATCAGCACCATTGGCATCCCGATTGGTGTTATCGTCGGCATAGCCAGCATCAGACTTGTGATTGGCGTTGTCGCCAAGAACTTCGCAAATATTCTCTACGCCGATGTACCTTTGACTTTGACGGTGTCCGCTCCCGCAATCCTCGCAGCAGTGGTCACCAGCATGATCACAATCCTGGTTTCGGCTGATATTCCAGCTCGCAAGGCTGCCAATACGCCCGTGATGGATTGTATTCGCCAGACGAATGAGGTCAAAATCGAATCCAAAGCCGTGAAAATTTCAAAGTTAGCGGAGCATATTTACGGTTTGGAGGGAACTCTTGCACTAAAGAACTTTAAGAGAAATAAAAAGCGCCACCGCAGCATTGTTCTGTCACTTGTTTTAAGCGTAGTGCTATTTATATCCACCAGTGCATTTGTAGCAGATTTGAAACAGGCGTCCGCTGGTGCAAAGGAGGGTACTACTTATGATATCGGTTTTGGCACACATGATATGAACGACAGCGAAATGCTGCAGCTTTACAACAAATTAAAAACCGCCGATGGCGTTTACGAAAGCTCGTATCAAGTTGTTATGAAGTATTTCTGCGCTGCCAAGGGCAGCGACCTTTCAGACGCTTACAGAAAATCCGCAGGGTTACATTCGTCGGACGAAACGGTAAATCTGCCAATGACAATCCAGTTTCTTGATGACAGTACCTATCTGAATATTATCAAAGAACTAGGTTTGTCCAATGAGGAATACACCGGACAAAATGCAAAAATAATTGCTGTTGCCAAAATGCAAGTGCGCGGCAATCAGGAGAAGGTCGACCAGCTTCCCGATGTATTCACAAGTTCTTCCATGAACTTTACCATTACTCCTGAAACAAATGGCGAGCCGAAAACAGAACATGGGCAAAACGTAGGAATTACGTTTGTCAATATCGTGCCGCCTGATACACCCCCGATGACAGAAACCTCCAGGCGGAGGCCATACACTTTTAATGTGATGGCTCCCTATTCGCTCAAGGAGAAGCTTGCTCCCTCAGATATCTCGCCGGATATCATGGTGAAGGGTATGACCTTTCAGTCAAAGAATCCATCGCAGTCAGTGTCTCAGATGAAAACGATGATTGAGGGCGCGGGAATCACAGTCTCGTACATCATTTTGAATACGTCTGAAATGCTTGATCAGAACCGCAATATGATATTCATTGCCAACGTGTTCGCTTATACTTTTATCATTATGATTTCGCTGATTGCGGTTGCCAATGTGTTCAACACGATTTCCACGAATATCAAGCTGCGCCGGCGTGAGCTTGCCATGCTCCGCTCTGTGGGAATGTCCGACCGCAATTTCAATAAAATGATGTGTTTTGAGTGTGCCTTTTATGGAATGAGGGCACTGCTTGTCGGCCTTCCCCTGGCAATTATCTTCTCCTGGTTGATCTACAAAGGGATGGTTGTCGGTGGGGCGGAGAATATCGATTTTGTATTTCTATGGGGCAGTATGGCAATCAGTGTGTTCAGTGTGCTTTTTGTCATCTTTGTCACCATGATGTATGCCGTCAGCAAGATCAAAAAGGAAAACATCATCGATGCACTTAGAGATGACATGACTTGA
- a CDS encoding ABC transporter ATP-binding protein: MEFLKTEDLCKVYGKGENKVTALDHVSLTIQKGEFTAIIGSSGSGKSTLLHIIGGVDVPTSGKVYLDGQDVYAQSNEKLAIFRRRQVGLIYQFHNLIPTLNVVENITLPILMDKRKVNEERLNDLLELLGLKDRKTHLPNQLSGGQQQRVAIGRALMNAPAVMLADEPTGSLDKRNGCEIIKLLKESNKKYNQTLIIVTHDENIALQADRIIGISDGKVVRDEKVRT; this comes from the coding sequence ATGGAGTTTTTAAAAACAGAAGATTTATGCAAGGTCTACGGCAAGGGTGAAAATAAGGTTACTGCACTTGACCATGTTTCGCTTACAATCCAAAAAGGGGAGTTTACCGCAATCATCGGCTCCTCCGGTTCAGGCAAATCCACATTGCTTCACATTATCGGCGGCGTGGACGTGCCGACAAGCGGAAAGGTGTATTTAGACGGGCAGGATGTATATGCCCAAAGCAATGAAAAGCTCGCCATCTTTCGAAGGAGGCAGGTCGGGCTGATTTACCAGTTTCACAACCTCATTCCCACTCTGAATGTGGTGGAAAACATCACTTTGCCTATTCTGATGGACAAACGGAAAGTCAACGAGGAACGGTTGAATGACTTATTGGAACTGCTTGGGCTAAAAGACCGAAAAACACATTTACCCAATCAGCTTTCAGGTGGTCAGCAGCAGCGTGTCGCTATCGGGCGCGCTTTGATGAATGCCCCGGCGGTCATGCTTGCCGATGAACCCACTGGCAGTTTGGACAAACGAAATGGATGTGAAATCATCAAACTGCTGAAAGAAAGCAATAAAAAATACAATCAAACCCTTATTATCGTTACACATGATGAAAACATCGCTTTGCAGGCAGACCGCATTATCGGCATATCAGACGGCAAAGTAGTACGAGACGAGAAGGTGAGAACATGA
- a CDS encoding sensor histidine kinase: protein MLRNREFRQLVILFSLIAAVVVTLGFAINMSAGILAIASAAAFGTMFFAFTKARYKSIAQISDQIDLVLHNADRLYIGESEEGELSILQSEITKMTLRIREQNDALKEGKEHLANSLADIAHQLRTPLTSVNLILSLLENNPDENERKTLILETKELFVHMDWLLTSLLKISRLDAGIVIFQNEQIDVNSLICSALRPFLIPMELHSVDLQIDAPKGIIIQGDLRWLSEAIQNILKNCMESAGYNGKIKIVCDSNPLFTEITIHDSGAGFEKEDLPYLFDRFYRGKKTNATGYGIGLSLCKMIITRQGGTITAKNHPQGGAIFFIRFPK from the coding sequence ATGCTTCGAAATAGAGAATTCCGGCAGCTTGTCATTTTGTTCTCCTTAATAGCTGCCGTTGTTGTGACGCTTGGATTTGCAATCAATATGTCGGCTGGAATCCTTGCTATTGCTTCCGCCGCCGCCTTTGGAACAATGTTTTTTGCGTTTACCAAAGCCCGATATAAAAGTATTGCACAGATTTCAGATCAAATCGATCTTGTGCTTCATAACGCTGACCGTCTGTATATTGGTGAATCGGAGGAGGGCGAACTTTCCATTCTACAAAGCGAGATAACAAAAATGACGCTGCGTATTCGGGAGCAAAACGACGCACTGAAAGAAGGAAAAGAACATCTTGCCAATTCGCTGGCTGACATAGCCCACCAACTCCGCACCCCTCTCACATCCGTAAACCTTATTTTGTCATTGTTAGAAAATAACCCGGACGAAAATGAACGGAAAACATTAATACTGGAAACAAAGGAATTGTTTGTACATATGGATTGGCTGCTTACTTCCCTGTTGAAAATATCCCGTCTGGATGCTGGCATTGTGATATTTCAAAACGAGCAAATAGATGTCAACAGCCTGATATGCTCCGCACTTCGCCCGTTCCTAATCCCAATGGAACTGCACAGTGTTGATTTGCAAATAGATGCACCGAAAGGAATTATTATTCAGGGCGATTTACGTTGGCTTTCGGAAGCAATTCAAAACATCCTCAAAAATTGCATGGAAAGTGCAGGTTATAACGGAAAAATCAAGATCGTTTGTGATAGCAATCCATTGTTTACTGAGATTACTATCCACGACAGCGGCGCAGGTTTTGAAAAAGAAGATTTACCATACTTATTTGACAGGTTTTATCGTGGGAAAAAAACAAACGCTACGGGATACGGGATCGGATTGTCTCTCTGCAAGATGATTATAACACGGCAGGGAGGAACGATTACTGCAAAAAATCATCCGCAGGGCGGTGCGATATTTTTTATTCGTTTTCCAAAGTGA
- a CDS encoding response regulator transcription factor, with protein MKRIFLVEDDKAIAKNLVLLLRSEGFTVTHASTRGYAFVALVGNKFDLALIDISLPDGNGFTVYTEIKETQDIPIIFLTASGDEASVVTGLNMGADDYITKPFRPRELIARIRTTLRKSGRSPSTFEICGIYVDMTSGVVKKNGREVFLSALEYRLLLVFINNPKSIITRSRLLDELWDAAGEFVNDNTLTVYIKRLREKIENNPASPQIILTVRGTGYRLGDRYASK; from the coding sequence ATGAAACGGATATTTTTGGTTGAGGACGATAAGGCAATTGCCAAAAACCTTGTGCTTTTGCTTCGCTCAGAGGGATTTACAGTTACCCATGCCTCTACGCGTGGTTACGCCTTTGTTGCACTTGTTGGAAATAAATTTGACTTGGCGTTGATTGATATTTCTTTGCCTGACGGAAATGGTTTTACGGTTTACACGGAAATCAAAGAAACGCAGGATATTCCCATTATTTTTCTGACGGCTTCCGGCGATGAAGCAAGTGTTGTTACCGGGCTGAACATGGGGGCGGACGATTATATCACCAAGCCTTTCCGTCCGCGTGAACTGATCGCACGAATCAGAACGACCCTGAGAAAAAGCGGACGTTCTCCATCAACTTTCGAAATCTGCGGGATTTATGTGGATATGACAAGCGGTGTTGTGAAAAAGAACGGCAGAGAGGTTTTTCTTTCAGCTTTAGAATATCGCTTGTTGTTGGTATTTATCAACAACCCTAAAAGTATTATCACAAGGAGCAGGCTGCTTGACGAATTGTGGGATGCTGCAGGCGAGTTTGTCAATGACAATACATTGACCGTGTACATCAAACGCTTGCGTGAAAAAATAGAAAACAACCCAGCAAGCCCACAAATAATTCTGACCGTTCGCGGGACGGGATATAGATTGGGAGATAGGTATGCTTCGAAATAG
- a CDS encoding WYL domain-containing protein, protein MKSSLYQLTVNVMDGEGLYYWLLQYGRNIKIISPASVRERFFEKVCEILELYKELYFVNYENLRIS, encoded by the coding sequence ATGAAGAGCAGCCTCTATCAGCTTACTGTAAATGTTATGGATGGCGAGGGTCTGTATTATTGGTTGCTGCAGTATGGAAGAAATATCAAGATTATTTCTCCAGCTTCTGTTAGGGAAAGATTTTTTGAAAAAGTCTGTGAAATTTTAGAATTATATAAGGAGCTCTACTTTGTCAATTATGAAAATCTAAGAATAAGTTAG
- the bioF gene encoding 8-amino-7-oxononanoate synthase: MDLYSLKMRASKSQDGIEKHISGAEKITVEDSLYIYSKALLTRALYHSKGKADFINMKIEKVNREDILFLDALPVTTVNVSSYQEGIQKLLAMLEKIGITNASAVLEKLKDTYNMRGAMLLNVDTLERLEPDKDRGIRATYMDEVNSVMKKKDTKDHYNEAIVLATKVAYAPNIIGEICISDDPDYVTGYVASKENGYMRITKLKEMGSEEGGRIFLYRGDCSKVQDCIDYIEKRKVLVKNVSSILNKPYKTEESTKNKWNFIDKALDNLKYNNLYRTMNEIKSAQSAHVTFQGKEMIMMASNNYLDMSNDSQVKAYSLKAMEKYGAGSGGSRLTTGTINLHNQLEELLSVFKGTEAALVYNTGYMANIGIISALCSKDDVIFSDELNHASIIDGCRLSKAKIVVYRHNDMNDLENKIKQNPCSKGLVVSDAVFSMDGDIVNLPQLVEIANKHGLFSMIDEAHSTGVIGENGRGTMEYFHMTRNPDIIMGTLSKAIGSEGGFVCGKQELIEYLKNKSRSFIFSTSLSPAVMAASIKSIELIMDEPQRVQALQGNIQYFCRCLREAGIEADSETAIIPIIIGDEKSAMEISRELFEQGYYISAIRYPTVKKGCARLRVALMSTHNKDELKRAARAIATIVDRYKRMREYV; the protein is encoded by the coding sequence ATGGATTTATATAGTTTAAAAATGAGGGCAAGTAAAAGTCAAGATGGAATAGAGAAACATATTTCAGGTGCAGAAAAAATAACAGTAGAAGACAGTCTTTATATATATTCTAAAGCTTTATTGACTAGGGCATTATATCACTCAAAAGGCAAAGCAGATTTTATAAATATGAAAATCGAAAAAGTAAATCGAGAAGATATTTTATTTCTTGATGCATTGCCTGTTACTACGGTAAATGTAAGCAGTTACCAGGAGGGCATTCAAAAGTTATTAGCTATGTTAGAAAAAATAGGCATTACTAATGCTTCTGCTGTTTTAGAAAAATTAAAGGATACTTATAATATGCGGGGTGCTATGTTATTAAACGTAGATACATTAGAAAGATTGGAACCTGATAAAGACAGAGGAATTCGAGCTACCTATATGGATGAAGTTAATTCTGTTATGAAAAAAAAGGATACAAAGGATCACTACAATGAAGCAATTGTATTAGCTACTAAAGTAGCATATGCGCCTAATATTATTGGTGAAATCTGCATTTCCGATGATCCTGATTATGTAACAGGTTATGTGGCATCAAAGGAAAATGGATATATGCGCATTACCAAATTGAAGGAAATGGGAAGTGAGGAGGGGGGACGGATTTTTCTTTATAGGGGAGATTGTTCCAAAGTTCAAGATTGCATTGATTATATAGAAAAACGGAAGGTATTGGTTAAAAATGTATCTTCCATATTAAATAAGCCGTATAAAACGGAAGAAAGTACAAAAAATAAATGGAATTTTATAGATAAGGCATTGGATAATTTAAAATATAATAATTTGTACCGAACTATGAATGAGATTAAGTCAGCACAAAGTGCACATGTCACTTTCCAGGGAAAAGAAATGATTATGATGGCCTCTAACAACTACCTGGATATGTCTAATGATTCACAGGTGAAAGCTTATTCACTAAAAGCTATGGAAAAATATGGTGCTGGTTCTGGCGGCTCCAGACTAACTACTGGAACTATAAACTTACACAATCAATTGGAGGAGCTTCTGTCGGTATTTAAAGGAACAGAGGCAGCTTTAGTTTATAATACTGGGTATATGGCAAATATAGGGATAATTTCTGCGCTGTGTTCAAAAGATGATGTTATTTTTAGTGATGAGTTGAATCATGCCAGTATAATTGATGGATGTCGTTTAAGTAAGGCAAAAATTGTAGTGTATCGCCACAATGATATGAATGACTTGGAGAATAAAATTAAACAAAATCCATGTAGTAAGGGTTTAGTGGTAAGTGATGCCGTATTTAGCATGGATGGAGATATTGTGAATTTGCCGCAATTGGTAGAAATTGCGAACAAGCATGGATTATTTTCTATGATTGATGAAGCACATTCCACAGGAGTAATTGGAGAAAATGGCCGTGGAACAATGGAATATTTTCATATGACGCGAAATCCTGACATTATAATGGGTACTTTAAGCAAGGCCATTGGCAGCGAGGGAGGATTTGTTTGTGGGAAACAAGAATTGATTGAATATCTAAAAAATAAATCCCGCAGTTTTATATTTTCCACGTCGTTATCTCCAGCTGTTATGGCGGCTTCAATAAAATCCATTGAATTAATCATGGATGAGCCACAGAGAGTACAGGCATTACAGGGAAATATTCAATATTTTTGCAGATGTTTAAGAGAAGCAGGAATTGAAGCAGATTCTGAGACTGCTATTATTCCTATTATTATAGGTGATGAAAAAAGTGCCATGGAGATATCAAGGGAATTATTTGAACAAGGTTATTATATTTCGGCAATTCGTTATCCAACTGTTAAGAAAGGGTGCGCAAGGCTTCGTGTAGCTTTGATGTCAACTCACAACAAGGATGAATTAAAACGTGCTGCCCGGGCCATTGCCACAATTGTAGACAGATATAAAAGAATGAGAGAATATGTATAG
- a CDS encoding response regulator transcription factor codes for MTAKKGLLNGMEEYTMKYENAGQMNFLLEISERQISAREFFSNVLLDSLDRNFGLGKVLMLFFDTHGKFLSWINSNGILVDCKEHPYRKFIANDIIRHIVYEDAVRDHLTYFNVISRLYKSTDIINPVDYEHSAYVRFLEENFHAHYSVTMAFGINAYIQIIFFKCVEKGDFTDEEIEALNKIYIYVANSYKNFKKYEQAKIVSNIQSEIISSGEKAYLVTDDFMHIMSYNKTAQNYLKDILGPSIDKRISSISSCSWLPFLLGGEEDNITENRVYTRVIRNYIFKIYTYDQHYSHGIIDRYHWITISRKEQGKISRYSGTKLPLTQAEQRVAELMYNGLTYKVIADELVVSYHTVKKHVQNIYTKCGVKSRFELYKLLDNKEQ; via the coding sequence ATGACGGCTAAAAAAGGGTTGCTGAATGGAATGGAGGAATATACCATGAAATATGAAAATGCCGGCCAGATGAATTTTCTCTTGGAAATATCAGAACGTCAAATCTCAGCACGTGAATTCTTCAGTAACGTTCTGCTGGATTCTCTGGATAGAAATTTCGGCTTGGGAAAGGTACTGATGTTGTTCTTTGATACGCATGGAAAATTTCTTTCATGGATAAACTCGAACGGTATTCTGGTCGACTGTAAAGAACATCCATACAGGAAATTTATTGCGAACGATATAATCAGGCATATAGTTTATGAGGATGCGGTTCGTGACCATTTGACTTATTTTAATGTCATCTCTAGACTGTATAAATCCACAGACATAATCAATCCCGTTGACTATGAGCACTCTGCATATGTTCGCTTTCTAGAGGAAAACTTTCATGCTCACTACAGTGTGACTATGGCTTTTGGCATCAATGCCTACATCCAAATTATTTTTTTCAAGTGTGTGGAGAAAGGTGATTTTACAGATGAAGAAATTGAGGCACTGAATAAAATATATATTTATGTAGCCAATTCCTATAAAAATTTCAAAAAGTATGAACAGGCAAAGATAGTATCAAACATTCAGAGCGAAATCATTTCCTCAGGTGAAAAAGCTTATCTTGTGACTGATGACTTCATGCACATCATGAGCTATAACAAGACGGCGCAGAATTATTTAAAAGATATTCTGGGACCGTCCATCGACAAACGGATTAGCAGCATAAGCTCTTGCAGCTGGCTGCCTTTTCTGCTGGGAGGTGAGGAAGATAACATTACGGAAAATCGTGTTTATACACGTGTTATCAGAAATTATATTTTTAAAATATATACCTATGATCAGCACTATTCGCACGGAATCATAGACAGATATCACTGGATTACTATTTCCAGGAAGGAGCAGGGAAAGATTTCGCGCTATTCAGGGACAAAGCTACCTCTGACACAGGCAGAACAGAGAGTGGCGGAGCTTATGTACAACGGCCTGACCTACAAGGTCATCGCCGATGAACTTGTGGTTAGCTACCATACCGTTAAAAAGCATGTACAAAATATATATACCAAATGTGGAGTAAAAAGTCGTTTTGAATTATATAAATTGCTTGATAATAAAGAACAATAA
- the hpfH gene encoding (2S)-3-sulfopropanediol dehydratase activating enzyme, with protein sequence MSQQGIIFNIQRFTIHDGPGIRTELFLKGCPLRCEWCSNPESWMAYIQPGVYKTKCISRKKCDLCEEACPEKDILNFTRGKLTSINRSKCTNCLACYNACPSDAIKQWGKSMSVEECMKEILKDKGYYERSGGGVTVSGGEPLLQSDFAAELFKVCKDEEIQTCCESTFYADWKEIEKILPYTDIIISDIKHMDTNIHKKYIGVHNDRILENLKRLTSEKRELILRIPIIPNVNDNMDNMEATADFIIHELGSRVRTLQLLSFMRLGEEKYCSLGIPYKMEDVKVNRKSFQKHVNELANYFNSRGIHCLVGTKEKQ encoded by the coding sequence TTGTCACAGCAAGGAATTATATTCAATATTCAGCGCTTTACAATCCATGATGGACCGGGTATACGTACAGAGTTGTTTTTGAAAGGATGCCCATTAAGATGTGAATGGTGCAGCAATCCCGAGAGCTGGATGGCTTATATACAACCGGGTGTATATAAAACCAAATGTATTTCACGTAAAAAATGTGACTTGTGTGAGGAGGCTTGTCCTGAGAAGGACATACTGAATTTTACCCGCGGTAAACTCACTTCTATAAATCGTAGTAAATGTACGAATTGCCTTGCCTGTTATAATGCCTGTCCTTCAGACGCAATCAAGCAATGGGGTAAGTCTATGTCGGTTGAAGAGTGCATGAAGGAGATACTCAAGGATAAAGGATATTATGAACGTTCTGGAGGCGGTGTTACGGTTTCAGGTGGAGAACCTCTGCTTCAAAGTGACTTTGCCGCAGAACTTTTTAAGGTTTGTAAAGACGAAGAAATCCAGACTTGCTGCGAATCTACTTTCTACGCTGACTGGAAAGAAATCGAAAAGATTTTGCCTTACACGGATATTATAATTTCAGATATAAAACATATGGATACAAATATCCATAAAAAATATATCGGGGTGCACAATGACAGGATTTTGGAAAATCTGAAGAGGCTGACAAGTGAAAAACGAGAGCTTATTTTACGAATTCCGATTATTCCAAATGTAAATGATAATATGGATAATATGGAAGCCACGGCTGATTTTATCATCCATGAGCTCGGCAGTCGTGTCAGAACGCTGCAGCTTTTGAGCTTTATGCGTCTTGGTGAAGAGAAATATTGTTCATTGGGCATACCTTATAAAATGGAGGATGTGAAGGTCAACAGAAAATCATTTCAGAAGCATGTCAATGAGCTTGCAAATTATTTCAATAGTCGAGGCATCCACTGCCTGGTAGGCACGAAAGAAAAACAGTAA